Proteins encoded together in one Porites lutea chromosome 2, jaPorLute2.1, whole genome shotgun sequence window:
- the LOC140927287 gene encoding uncharacterized protein: protein MCLITRRDFIDQVTLHINDWNSGSDNQHISLKAAFVLLAVGLQKPSPKSKAKDHQDVLSKRLILWRQGEINKLLREGRIIQGRIGKLKASEPPDRSKVFAKLVLEGQINSALRFLSETTSGGVLSLTDEFMSQLKQKHPNPQSAKLGSLLFGPIDDQYPESVYTEINGEMVRQAALRTKGAGGPSGVDANGFRRILACKSFKQSSTRLCEAIATMTRTLCTQYIDPMTIEPLVANRLIPLDKGEGAVRPIGVGEVLRRICGKCVMSVVKKDVVDASGSLQLCAGQKSGSEAAIHAMHTIFESDDTDAVLLIDASNAFNALNRAAALHNIRILCPIIAIYAINTYRQPARLFVIGGKEIVSAEGTTQGDPLAMGLYALSIQPLITSLQAASSVKQCWFADDASGAGSIMEIRTWWDALSTLGPDFGYFPNDRKCWIIAKPAKEESKELRHLPGRGTKNSVSGAKKMKK from the exons Atgtgtttaatcacga GAAGAGATTTTATTGATCAAGTGACTTTGCATATTAATGACTGGAATAGTGGTTCCGACAATCAGCACATATCCCTGAAAGCAGCTTTTGTGCTCCTCGCTGTAGGGCTCCAAAAGCCAAGCCCGAAGTCTAAGGCAAAAGATCATCAAGATGTCTTGTCTAAGCGCCTAATACTTTGGAGGCAAGGTGAAATTAATAAGTTATTACGCGAAGGTAGAATTATTCAAGGTCGTATCGGAAAACTCAAGGCGTCGGAACCGCCCGATAGATCTAAGGTTTTTGCTAAGCTTGTACTGGAAGGTCAAATCAACTCAGCGCTGCGTTTCCTGAGTGAAACAACTAGTGGTGGTGTGCTATCTTTAACAGATGAGTTCATGTCGCagttaaaacagaaacatcCCAATCCACaatcagccaaattaggttcaCTACTTTTCGGGCCAATTGATGATCAGTATCCGGAATCCGTGTATACAGAGATTAACGGAGAGATGGTCAGGCAAGCTGCCTTGAGAACAAAAGGAGCAGGAGGCCCGTCTGGGGTTGACGCGAATGGCTTCAGAAGAATCCTTGCTTGCAAGTCCTTTAAACAGTCATCAACAAGGCTGTGTGAGGCAATAGCCACAATGACGAGGACTCTCTGTACACAATACATTGATCCTATGACCATAGAGCCCCTGGTAGCTAACCGTCTGATTCCACTGGATAAAGGCGAAGGTGCTGTTAGACCAATAGGAGTCGGAGAAGTTTTAAGGAGAATTTGTGGAAAGTGTGTAATGAGTGTTGTTAAGAAGGATGTTGTCGATGCCAGCGGCTCACTCCAGCTGTGTGCTGGACAAAAGTCCGGAAGCGAGGCTGCAATACACGCTATGCATACTATATTTGAATCAGATGACACTGATGCCGTACTTCTCATCGACGCCTCTAATGCATTCAACGCACTCAACAGAGCAGCTGCACTGCACAACATCCGGATTCTGTGTCCTATAATAGCAATTTACGCTATTAATACCTACAGACAGCCTGCTCGGCTATTTGTCATTGGTGGGAAAGAGATCGTGTCagcagaaggaacaacacaGGGCGATCCGCTTGCTATGGGTCTATATGCCTTAAGCATCCAGCCTTTAATTACGAGTCTACAAGCAGCGTCCAGTGTCAAGCAATGTTGGTTTGCAGATGATGCTAGTGGAGCTGGCTCCATTATGGAAATTAGGACGTGGTGGGATGCCCTTAGCACCCTTGGTccggattttggttattttccgaacgacaggaaatgctggatcatcgcaaaaccagcaaaggaagaaagt AAAGAGCTGCGCCATCTCCCAGGTCGAGGGACAAAAAACTCTGTTTCAGGagcgaaaaaaatgaaaaaatga